The nucleotide sequence GCGCCGTTGCCGCGCTTGCGGGGACGCGTCCAGGTGAATTGTGTGCTAATATTTATGCAGGAGGCCATCGCCGCGCTTACGGGGGCGCGCCCCCCGCCCATATACTTTTCGCTTTTCGATTCGGCCTGGGCTTTTTCACTTATCGGCCGCATAGGGCGTTAATGTTATACTTGAAGCGAAGGTATGATATAATAAGCACATACTGCAAATAGATCATTGAGGCCGCCAAGTCAAAAATTTCAGCTTCCTGCCGCGCCAACCGCAGCGGCAACATTATAATGACGCCAAAGTTGCCTTTCCCTGTCGGCTCCAAGGTAACGAAACGCGGAGAATGTTACCTCGCGTTTTTTGCGGCAGCTATGAGCCTTTTTAGCATATTTTAATTTTGGGGCCAGGCAACGAATGCATTTTCGCAAAACGGCGAACCGGCTTTGCAAGCTGAAATTATCGGCTCTTTTTACAGTCAGTCGAAAATGGACAAGCTGGTTAGCAAAAGGCCGGGCAACAGCTCTTTGCCGGTATCCGGCAAAGAGCAAGGGCCAGTTCTCCTTGGCAATGTTATGCCGCCATGCGGCCTGTTACCTGTCCGCCCGGGCAAGGGGCTTGTTTTTCGTGCTTGGTCATGGCTGCAATTTTACAGGTTGTTCCCCGGTTTCCCCTCCTCCGGAGGTTGAACATTCGCCGGCCGTTTTTCCGAAACGGCGTATTTGCGTGTTTTGCAACGTAGTCGAAAAAATGGTTTTAAAGGCAACGCGGGAGTTGACGCTAAATGGAACAAATCAACGCAAAACAGTGGCTTAATGTCATTGGCAAAGAAAAATTGCAGGCGTTCCAGGACAGCTTTGCCAAAACTTTCGGCATAAGCTTGTGTTTTCTTGATCTTTCAGGCGAACCGCTGTTGGTTTGGTCAAATCTGCCGCTGGTTTGCGATTATATGATAAAAAACAACCTGAAACGCTGCCTGATGGAAAGAAGGAAGGTAATCCAGGTTGCCAGGGGCACAAAGGATGTTTATATTCACCATTGTTTTACGGGCCTGGTTTTTTTCGGCAGCCCGATTTACTGCTTGGGCAGGATTGTTTGCATAGCTTACGGCGGCGGCGTACTTACGGTTGAGGAAGAACAATTCCACGGCATTATCAATCTCCTGAACGACATCTTTAATATGACTAACATTGACGAGAACTCATTTTTGCAGGCAAACCCGGCAAGCCCGCTGGAAACTTATCTGCGCGCCCGCCTGAGCGCCCGTGAATTGGAAGTGACCATGCTCATGTTAAAGAAAAATTCCAACCGCGATATCGCCCAGACACTTTATATAAGCGAAAAGACGGTCAAGACCCACGTCAGCCATATCCTGGGCAAACTGAACCTGAAAGACCGGCGCCAATTGTTCGCTCTGGAAAACGAGCTTTTGAAAGGCGGCTCGTAGCTATGTCCATCCGAAGAAAAATGATGATCGTCATTTTCATAGCCGTCATTTTCCCCAGCGCGCTTATGCTGGCATTTATCAACTTTGAACAAAAAGACCAGATAAATCAGGATGCGCGGCAATACCTTTCCAACGCTTTCGCCGTAGCGTACAATATAGAAAACTCCCAGTTGTCGGAACTGAAGCTAAGCGCCAGCATGCTGGCCACCAACCCGGAATTTATCGGCAGAATGGAAGACCCGGAATACCTGACCGATTGCCTGGCCCGTTTGCAAAAACTTTTGCCCTATCTGGATTTTCTGGTGGTAATCCGACCGGACGCGGAAGAACTGATAGCGTCCTCCAAGCCCTTTCTCGCCGGCATCCCGGCCTCGCTGCGGGGAATGCTGCTCTCCGGGGCGCCGCGGCATTCTGTCGTCTCTTCCGGGCTGGTCTTTGACCTTTCGGAGGTTTCCGTTCCCGACAGCCCGGAATGGGAACGCTACCAAATAAAAATAATGAAGACAGGTGAACATTTCAACAAATGCCTTGCCGGCGTGGCGGTCGCGCCGATACTGCGCGACGGGCGGCTTGTCGCTTACATGGCGCTCGCGGATATCGCCAACAATGACAGTTCCATGCCCACGCAGTTTACCAAAAACATCGAGGACGCCTACTTTTCGCTTACGGTAAGCGGCGTGCGCGTATGTTCCAATGTGCGCGACACCGCCGGCACGAGCTATATCGGCTCTTACGGCCCGGTCTCGGCCGACCAGTGGGAGCGGGTGGAAAAGATTGAATTTGGCCGGGTAAATGTCGGCAAAGAGGTACATGTTTTTTTCACCGGCTATATCAAAGATTACAACGGCAAGCCGATTGCCGCCCTGGGCGTGGGCATTCCGGAAGAACGTTTTTACGTCATCATGAACATCCAAAAACGCGTTACTGTCCTTATTTGCGCCGTTACCCTGCTGCTGGTTCTGACCTTCAGCTATTTCGTTACCGGAAAGATTACCAAGCCGATCAACCTGGCCACGGAAATAGCGCAAAAAGTCTCGCAAGGCGAAAGAAGCATCGCCGTGCCGCCCAACATGCTTGTGGGAAGGCAGGAAACGGCGCGCCTTTTAAGGGCGCTCAACGAAATGGCCAAGACCCTGGGCGCTATGGAACAGGAAATCAAACGTTTTGTGCAGGACCTTATCGACAGCAACAACCAACTGGAAGAAAAAATCGAGCAGCGCACTGCGGCGCTGCGGCAGATGATTAGGGACCTGGAACGCTCCAATACCGTAAAATCACAATTTTTGTCCAATATGACGCACGAGTTGCGGACGCCGCTCAGCGCCGTGATTTGTTCCGGCGAGGCCCTGCTGGAAGGACATTTCGGCTTGCTGACAGAAAAACAGGCCAAACATGTAAACAACATGATTTGCAGCGGCCGGCATTTATTGCAAATAATCAACGATATATTGGACATTTCAAAGATCGACGCCGGCATGATGAAACTCAATTTCAGCGAATTCCGTTTCGCGGACGCGCTTGACCAAACACTTTTGACCTTTTATTCGGTTGCCGGCCGCAAGGAGGTCGCCATTCAGGAAAATTGCCCGGCCAACATACTGCTTTACGCCGACGAAAAGAAAATCCGGCAAATTCTTTACAACCTTTTGTCCAACGCGATCAAATTTGTGCCAAGGGGCGGCAAGGTATGGGTGGACGTGCGGGAATTGGACAATATGCTGCGGATCGCGGTGAAAGACAACGGCATCGGCATCAGAAAAGAAGATCAGGAACGCATTTTTGAAGCTTTTGAACAGGCGGACAGTTCCTATTCCCGGGAATATGAAGGAACCGGGCTGGGACTGCCCCTATGCCGCTATTTAGTGGAAATGCACGGCGGGGAAATATATCTGAACAGCCAGGAAGGCGTGGGCACGGAAGTAATATTCACCATTCCCCTGAACAAAAACAGCAAAGACGGGCAAGATGCCGCCGGCGCGGGCGAAAGGCCGAACGAAAGATAGCAGCCGCGCTTGCGGCGGCCGGCTTTTTGTTAGAGGTTTTCAGCTATTTTATTTGCGAGGTTTGCGTATGGAGAAAATTTTGATTGTCGACGACAACGAACAGCATTGCGAATTGTTAAAAGATGTTTTGCTCAGTTGGGGCTATGACGTGCAGCTGTCCCTGCAAGGCATGGACGCGCTGGGAAAAGCCAAAAAGAATCTGCCGGATTTGATTTTGCTTGACGTCATGCTGCCGGGGCTGAACGGCTTTGAAGTATGCCGGGAATTGAAAAACTATCCCGGAACCAGGGATATTCCCGTGATAATGCAAACAGTCTTGGACGAAACCGACGACCGTATTCGCGGATACAAAGTGGGCGCGAGCCTTTTCGTCACCAAGCCTGTCAACTACGCCGAACTGCGGCACCATATTGAACGCCTGATCCAGGCCAAAAAAGGCATGGAAAGCAATGAAGGCCGTTCCGCCGTTGTGCGTACCCTGATCAGGATTATGGAAAAGTTGTCGCCGGAAATTTACGGACATGCCGCGCAAGTAGCCAATTATTGCAACAAAACCGCCAACTTGCTGGGAATGACTGCGGAACGCAAGACGCGCCTTGACATCGCGGCCTGGCTGCACGACTTCGGGCGGCTGGCGGACGAGGGGGAACTCGCCCACGGACAGGCCGGCGTGGAAATGCTCAAAGGGCTCAAGATGAGCGAATGGCTGAACGACTATCTTCTATATCATCACGAATACGCCGACGGCAGCGCGCCTTTGGGAAAAAAGGCGGGCGACCTGCCGGAAGACGTCTGGCTGTTGGCGGCGGTAAACCAATTCGTCCATTACCTTGATCAATGCCGTGACCAGGAGCAGGCGTTCACGGCCTTTCAGGAACAGTTAAGCCGCGAACGGTATCCGGAGGCCGCCCTCAACGCTCTGCGGCAAGTAATTCAGGACGAGATTTTCTTAAATAAAGCCTTCCCCGGCAAAATCCCCGGCTGATTTTCCCTTGCAAGGCAAATGTCCTGCCGCGAGGCATTAAGTTTTCAGCGGCGGACAGATCCCCGGCCCAAACCTTCCGAGCCAAAACCCAAAAAAGATGTTGAAATTTATGCTCTCAATGCAGTAAAATCAATAATGTCCATCAAAGAATCTTGGATAACTTCTTATACTGTCCTCGGAACAAAACATGACTAAAGCGCACGAGACAATTTGCCCTCCTGCGCGGCGCAAAACGTAGGCGAATCCTTAGCTTTAGGGCCAAGCAGGGCAGTAAATTGGACGCAAAGGCAGCATGCTTTTGACCTGCGGACATTATTATGGCCCCTGCGCGGCGTTTTGCCGCTTAAACGGCCGGCGCCGCGCCCCGTTCCAATGCGCAGCGCTAAAGCACAAAACCAACAAGGAGAGGTGGCCGAGCGGTTTAAGGCAGCGGTCTTGAAAACCGC is from Acidaminococcales bacterium and encodes:
- a CDS encoding response regulator; translated protein: MEKILIVDDNEQHCELLKDVLLSWGYDVQLSLQGMDALGKAKKNLPDLILLDVMLPGLNGFEVCRELKNYPGTRDIPVIMQTVLDETDDRIRGYKVGASLFVTKPVNYAELRHHIERLIQAKKGMESNEGRSAVVRTLIRIMEKLSPEIYGHAAQVANYCNKTANLLGMTAERKTRLDIAAWLHDFGRLADEGELAHGQAGVEMLKGLKMSEWLNDYLLYHHEYADGSAPLGKKAGDLPEDVWLLAAVNQFVHYLDQCRDQEQAFTAFQEQLSRERYPEAALNALRQVIQDEIFLNKAFPGKIPG